In one window of Tubulanus polymorphus chromosome 3, tnTubPoly1.2, whole genome shotgun sequence DNA:
- the LOC141902636 gene encoding uncharacterized protein LOC141902636, giving the protein MQNCYTKKDRSTGGEIADEQNERLTTKHIQTLSFLQEIVNENKQLKDRVSELEAQIAECAHIHDLAENSQDRIKEIQDQYLKRADEINEMLVEKHKVELNKINQDKLQDEQTWFQEKRQLMSEIERLEKELKAGSEGNKDFVSQLQMLTLKSEGIEQENERMTEEIRNLEQINSTQLMEIEKLTKNNIGYKKLSDEVDLLAQKNREQQLKIDKLEKQLNDCNDEEQRKLVDLLKTKLSKLHKEKLTFTEKETDFARIIDELRAEVETLKAHIGRFEADKLQLLMELEFVHGRVRDLESQLVKYQSVERDRNFKDFVAVKRTVNLLKDENDELKQKLVTKSKSTSMLPSLKGTESGYSRANSRRDSLHRQERKGSTASNNALQLYRK; this is encoded by the exons ATGCAAAACTGCTATACGAAAAAAGATCGCTCCACTGGCGGAGAAATAGCTGACGAACAAAATGAACGTCTGACGACGAAACACATTCAGACGTTATCATTCCTTCAAGAGATCGTCAACGAAAACAAACAGCTTAAAGATCGTGTTAGCGAATTAGAG GCGCAGATTGCTGAGTGCGCTCATATACACGACCTCGCTGAAAACAGCCAAGACCGAATCAAAGAAATACAAGATCAGTATTTGAAAAGAGccgatgaaataaatgaaatgctCGTTGAGAAACATAAAGTTGag ttgAACAAGATAAATCAAGATAAACTGCAAGACGAACAAACGTGGTTTCAGGAGAAACGTCAG TTGATGTCCGAAATCGAGAGGCTGGAAAAAGAACTGAAAGCTGGAAGCGAAGGAAACAAGGATTTCGTCAGCCAACTACAA ATGTTGACTCTAAAATCTGAGGGTATCGAACAAGAAAATGAACGAATGACGGAAGAGATTCGTAATTTAGAGCAGATAAACTCGACTCAGTTGATGGAAATAGAAAAACTGACGAAAAATAACATCGGCTACAAAAAACTGTCCGACGAAGTTGATTTGTTGGCGCAGAAAAACCGGGAACAACAGCTGAAAATCGACAAACTAGAAAAACAGCTGAACGACTGCAACGACGAGGAGCAGCGTAAACTAGTGGACCTGCTGAAAACAAAACTATCGAAACTTCACAAAGAGAAATTAACATTCACTGAGAAAGAAACCGATTTCGCGAGGATTATCGACGAACTCAGAGCCGAGGTCGAAACTTTAAAAGCGCATATCGGCCGATTCGAAGCCGATAAGTTACAGCTGCTGATGGAGTTAGAATTCGTGCACGGACGCGTTCGCGATTTAGAATCTCAGCTGGTGAAGTATCAGTCGGTCGAACGCGATCGTAACTTCAAGGATTTCGTCGCCGTAAAACGCACTGTGAATCTATTGAAAGACGAAAACGACGAACTGAAACAGAAACTGGTGACGAAGTCGAAATCGACGAGCATGCTGCCCAGTTTGAAGGGCACCGAGTCGGGTTATAGTCGAGCGAATTCTCGCCGGGATTCTCTTCACAGACAAGAGCGTAAAGGCAGTACGGCTAGTAATAACGCTTTACAACTTTACAGAAAATGA